In Carya illinoinensis cultivar Pawnee chromosome 7, C.illinoinensisPawnee_v1, whole genome shotgun sequence, the following are encoded in one genomic region:
- the LOC122316449 gene encoding pre-rRNA-processing protein esf1 — MASKKGKTKNKSKDSESSAAAQFTDRKIITDARFSSVHSDPRFQKVPRNTSVVAIDSRFNRVLTDKSFFVSSSAPLDKRGKPKKRNSETSLRHYYRIEEEKHKQEEEEEEEEAGKEVINEDDEEVEEERKLGKLVHVESGLESSSESEVSQSEDDESYTTTDTDEGEDEGVEEEEEPQVQESIPEIERETRRLAVVNMDWRYVKAVDLYVVLSSFLPKDGQILSVAVYPSEFGLQRMKEEEVHGPVGLFDDENDEDNEDEIDYEKLRAYETSKLRYYYAVVECDSSATADYLYKACDGVEFERSSNKLDLRFIPDSMEFKHPPRDIATEAPAGYEGLDFQTRALQHSRIQLSWDEDEPDRVKTLKRKFNADQLAELELKEFLASDESESDGDEDENDVEDQSAKRHKKRDMYRALIQSGDVSEGDGEEEGQDMEVTFNTGLEDISKRILEKKGKKSETVWEAYLRKSREKKKARKNKSKYSSEDEGSDTDQEAPEQPDDFFVEEPSVKRGKKVVRGKIVEERLHQDVDKEAEASRAELELLVADDKGEETGLKRYNLKPKKAKGRKGKEVPDEDKIPDLDYNDPRFSALFTSPQFALDPTNPEFKRWAALSRHLVQTKQNRQEVAERERMKLSTTSKVPSDEPQLNEDEQVTSDVLPSKKDKLELSSLVKSIKMKSKQVKFPSNGSMSKKDAKLQSADTEEMEQPHDLSTLAQSVKKKSKNLKRMKTR; from the exons ATGGCCTCAAAGAAGGGCAAGACCAAGAACAAGTCGAAGGACTCAGAATCTTCAGCTGCAGCCCAATTTACTGACAGGAAGATCATCACTGATGCTCGGTTTTCGTCTGTACATTCCGACCCTCGGTTCCAGAAAGTTCCCAGGAACACTTCTGTGGTCGCGATCGACTCGCGATTCAACCGCGTTCTTACTGACAAGAGCTTCTTCGTCTCGTCCTCGGCTCCGTTGGACAAGCGAGGAAAGCCCAAGAAGCGGAATTCTGAGACTTCTTTGCGACATTATTATCGAATCGAAGAGGAGAAACACaaacaagaagaagaggaagaggaggaggaggcgggGAAAGAGGTTATCAATGAAGACGACGAGGAAGTAGAGGAAGAGCGGAAATTGGGGAAACTCGTTCATGTCGAGTCAGGACTGGAGTCGAGCAGTGAGTCGGAGGTGTCGCAATCGGAGGACGATGAGTCGTACACAACCACCGATACCGATGAAGGTGAAGATGAGGgggttgaggaggaggaagagccTCAAGTGCAG GAGAGTATACCAGAAATCGAAAGAGAAACTCGCAGACTCGCGGTTGTTAATATGGATTGGAGGTATGTTAAG GCTGTTGACTTGTATGTAGTTTTGAGCTCATTTCTCCCAAAAGACGGACAAATTTTATCGGTGGCTGTCTATCCGTCTGAGTTTGGTCTTCAGCGTAtgaaagaggaagaagttcATGGTCCTGTTGGCTTATTTGATGATGAAAATGATGAAGACAACGAAGATGAGATAGATTACGAGAAACTGCGTGCATATGAGACAAGCAAGTTAAG GTACTACTATGCTGTGGTGGAATGTGATTCGAGTGCCACAGCTGATTACCTTTATAAAGCATGTGATGGAGTTGAATTTGAAAGATCATCCAATAAACTTGATCTGAGATTTATTCCAGACTCCATGGAATTTAAACACCCACCCCGAGATATTGCTACCGAG GCACCTGCAGGATACGAAGGTTTAGATTTCCAAACTCGAGCTCTGCAGCATAGTAGAATTCAACTTTCTTGGGATGAGGATGAACCGGATCGTGTAAAGACCTTGAAACGAAAATTTAATGCTGACCAG CTAGCTGAACTGGAGTTGAAGGAGTTTTTGGCTTCTGATGAGAGCGAAAGCGATGGTGACGAGGATGAGAATGATGTAGAGGATCAGTCAGCTAAAAGGCATAAAAAACGAGATATGTACCGTGCTTTAATACAGTCTGGTGATGTCTCAGAGGGTGATGGTGAGGAGGAAGGCCAGGATATGGAGGTCACTTTCAATACTGGTCTGGAGGACATTAGCAAGCGTATTTTAGAGAAGAAGGGTAAGAAGTCAGAGACAGTGTGGGAGGCCTATCTTAGAAAAAGCCGTGAGAAAAAGAAGGCTAGGAAAAATAAGTCCAAGTATTCATCAGAGGATGAGGGAAGTGATACTGATCAAGAGGCACCTGAACAACCAGATGATTTTTTTGTTGAAGAGCCTTCAGTTAAAAGAGGTAAAAAGGTGGTTCGAGGTAAAATTGTTGAAGAAAGGCTGCATCAAGATGTGGATAAGGAAGCAGAAGCAAGCAGAGCAGAGCTTGAGTTATTAGTTGCTGATGACAAGGGGGAAGAAACTGGTCTTAAGCGATATAATTTGAAACCTAAGAAGGCCAAGGGAAGGAAGGGGAAAGAGGTTCCAGATGAAGACAAAATACCAGATCTTGATTATAATGATCCGCGTTTTTCTGCTCTCTTCACTTCACCTCAATTTGCACTGGATCCAACAAATCCTGAATTCAAAAG GTGGGCAGCTTTATCTCGGCATTTAGTACAGACGAAGCAAAACAGGCAAGAAGTGGCAGAAAGGGAGCGTATGAAGTTATCTACTACATCAAAGGTGCCATCTGATGAGCCTCAGTTGAATGAGGATGAGCAAGTCACGTCTGATGTTTTGCCGTCAAAGAAAGATAAGCTTGAGTTATCATCCTTGGTTAAATCAATAAAGATGAAGTCCAAGCAAGTTAAATTTCCCTCTAATGGTTCGATGTCgaagaaagatgcaaaattGCAATCTGCAGATACGGAGGAAATGGAGCAGCCGCATGATCTTTCAACCTTAGCTCAATCAgttaaaaagaaatcaaaaaatctcaaaagaatGAAAACAAGATGA